A genomic window from Purpureocillium takamizusanense chromosome 2, complete sequence includes:
- the SPE3 gene encoding Spermidine synthase (COG:H~EggNog:ENOG503NX9V) — MTVVVVLVVGGRRCLTDGARLLGVGRAVGTSPRAPPIFLSPLIAAAQASASWKKFPPPSTLHPAASQSTLGISSSSSSTFPPFLSLSRIIATPLIPGSCAQFSILSAPPYPPDIMSEITHPTIKDGWFREISDMWPGQAMTLKVDKVLHHEKSKYQDVLVFKSTDYGTVLVLDNVIQCTERDEFSYQEMIAHLALNSHPNPKKVLVIGGGDGGVLREVVKHDCVEEATLCDIDEAVIRLSKQYLPNMAEGLTHPKSTVHIGDGFKFLDDYKNSFDVIITDSSDPEGPAESLFKKPYFQLLHDALREGGVISTQAENQWLHLPLITQLKKDCKEIFPVAEYAYTTIPTYPSGQIGFMVCCKDPNRNVRVPVRQWTPEEEEKKCRYYNAEIHKASFILPTFAKKALQ; from the exons ATGactgttgttgttgttcttgttgttggcgggcggcggtgcctgaCGGACGGCGCGAGGTTGCTTGGTGTTGGCCGTGCCGTGGGGACGAGTCCGCGGGCACCGCCAATTTTTTTGTCTCCACTAATCGCGGCTGCCCAGGCGTCGGCTTCCTGGAAAAAGTTTCCCCCACCATCAACTCTGCATCCGGCCGCATCCCAATCGACTCTTGGTatttcttcctcctcctcctccaccttccCTCCCTTTCTTTCCTTGAGCCGCATCATCGCAACGCCTTTGATACCCGGCTCGTGCGCGCAATTCTCCATTCTGTCCGCACCGCCATACCCGCCCGACATTATGTCTGAAATCACACACCCCACCATCAAGG ATGGCTGGTTTCGAGAGATCTCGGACATGTGGCCTG GCCAGGCCATGACCCTCAAGGTCGACAAGGTCCTCCACCACGAGAAGAGCAAGTACCAggacgtcctcgtcttcaagTCCACCGACTATGGCAccgttctcgtcctcgacaacgtCATCCAGTGCACCGAGCGCGACGAGTTCTCCTACCAGGAGATGATTGcccacctcgccctcaacTCGCACCCCAACCCTAAGAAGGTTCTCGTcattggcggcggtgacggaggCGTCCTCCGCGAGGTGGTCAAGCACGACTGCGTTGAGGAAGCCACCCTCTGCGATattgacgaggccgtcatTCGCCTCTCCAAGCAGTACCTCCCAAACATGGCCGAGGGCCTCACCCACCCCAAGAGCACCGTCCACATCGGCGACGGCTTCAAGTTCCTCGACGACTACAAGAACAGCTTTgacgtcatcatcaccgatTCATCCGACCCCGAGGGCCCTGCCGAGTCCCTTTTCAAGAAGCCTTACTTCCAGCTTCTCCACGACGCCCTCCGtgagggcggcgtcatctCCACCCAAG CCGAAAACCAGTGGCTCCACCTGCCCCTCATCACCCAGCTCAAGAAGGACTGCAAGGAGATCTTCCCTGTCGCCGAGTACGCCTACACCACCATTCCCACCTACCCCTCGGGCCAGATCGGCTTCATGGTCTGCTGCAAAGACCCCAACCGCAACGTCCGCGTGCCCGTGCGCCAGTGGAcccccgaggaggaggagaagaagtgCCGATACTACAACGCTGAGATTCACAAGGCCAGCTTCATCCTTCCCACCTTTGCCAAGAAAGCTCTGCAATAG
- a CDS encoding uncharacterized protein (EggNog:ENOG503PANX) yields MMQTRAKKGTARVDSPILYTASIAPGANVNYGQLIVTNLHREDSSAIAIKQFLGVEFRSPAPVKDTDFWGSTTPWVEIKPEIKSTQINTDVFIITVKLNISGGFTFTTSDTFNWGINGDLTGDPDSWTSSFAFAADALPDTTGTVNVNAAEAPDPALSSVEQKVIFTQGQLVETVKVLPGATAEEKIHYGSYSVTVSDLATEDETTVATAYIDPTTVTIAMGESTELQVTYGEVSKYSAINVIVGDIFELAKEKLHITVKESGGGSALADLTSSVNTTTPLRRLPPSGEAVVEVDPIVLNNVKYSFPAQTLELASKLFQVTFDEENVTREPIDTTGFVDLPIDVTTDVSLPSTISVRLDSPNAIYTQTIEAQAGSTGFDVPVAPGNYQVTAPSFLQGGFVYFVHVPSSLEVAKDGSTTLNLTITKGANMLVSGFPEFLSFGGCSDLTPGNQDDFVAARASSIFKYAGVDGAGDPGTNLPDDQATRRTIALARQIEAALGDGNPVLPVMISYTCNLSLGDIRKQLANTTALANSFGNYILSLTIAKDSIDADHPVPAGYVVNPDFLGACQQENISGDYAMPVREPLQTALDFRKISAEIPEGITEDVSGYVQAVNWLTRTVAPEVTFGWQVNLWGVGSAVWVYGSGDEPAANAKVTADYVTSLGVFDGDAAPDFLAVDRYEADDFTQRAYVNSYCYGPNEWPRFFDFCGALGEALVRPIMAWQIPASRTPSVHDAVDDDFDPQNWGTGGSYLLGDAAIGSNINNINPKILDFEFPVPYPFMGKTIRDIFVRGSPFDWTPAALNGLAIKGIFCVLLGGGSTTGIVSSIGNPGPFVRNKLHAYGEQPIPLK; encoded by the coding sequence ATGATGCAGACGCGAGCGAAGAAAGGGACGGCTCGTGTCGACTCGCCCATTCTCTACACCGCCAGCATTGCCCCCGGGGCTAATGTAAACTATGGCCAATTGATTGTGACCAACCTCCACCGTGAGGACAGCTctgccatcgccatcaaACAGTTCCTAGGCGTCGAGTTCCGCTCGCCTGCTCCCGTCAAGGACACTGACTTCTGGGGCAGCACGACACCTTGGGTGGAGATAAAACCTGAGATCAAGAGCACGCAAATCAACACGGACGTCTTCATAATCACTGTTAAGCTGAACATCTCAGGCGGCTTCACTTTTACTACCAGCGACACCTTCAACTGGGGCATCAATGGTGACCTGACCGGAGATCCGGACAGTTGGACCTCTTCCTTCGCATTTGCagccgacgccctgcccgacACCACTGGTACCGTCAATGTCAATGCCGCTGAGGCTCCGGATCCTGCCCTGTCATCGGTTGAGCAAAAGGTTATATTTACCCAAGGCCAACTGGTCGAGACCGTAAAGGTGCTTCCAGGCGCGACAGCGGAGGAGAAGATTCACTACGGCAGTTATTCCGTCACCGTCTCAGACCTTGCCACCGAGGACGAAACGACTGTGGCGACTGCCTACATCGAtcccaccaccgtcaccatcgcGATGGGCGAGTCCACAGAGTTGCAGGTCACGTACGGCGAAGTCTCCAAGTACAGCGCTATCAACGTGATTGTCGGCGACATCTTCGAGCTTGCCAAGGAGAAACTACACATTACAGTCAAAgaaagcggcggcggcagcgcacTCGCCGACTTGACCAGCTCAGTCAACACAACGACTCCCTTGCGTcgactgccgccgtcgggcgaggcggtcgTTGAGGTCGACCCCATCGTACTCAACAATGTCAAATATTCGTTCCCCGCTCAAACGCTCGAGCTGGCGAGCAAACTGTTCCAGGTCACCTTCGACGAAGAGAACGTGACAAGAGAACCGATAGATACTACCGGCTTTGTGGATCTCCCTATTGACGTAACGACGGACGTATCGCTTCCATCAACCATCTCGGTGCGCCTTGATTCCCCAAATGCGATTTATACTCAGACGATcgaggcccaggccggcTCAACCGGTTTCGATGTACCGGTGGCCCCTGGCAATTACCAAGTCACCGCGCCCAGCTTCTTGCAGGGTGGCTTCGTCTATTTTGTACACGTGCCGTCTTCGCTCGAAGTTGCTAAGGACGGCAGCACAACCCTCAACTTGACGATCACCAAGGGCGCCAACATGCTGGTGTCCGGCTTCCCCGAGTTCCTCAGCTTCGGAGGCTGCAGCGATCTGACCCCTGGCAACCAAGACGATTTTGTGGCTGCGAGGGCTTCCTCCATCTTCAAGTACGCAGGGGTCGACGGTGCCGGTGACCCAGGCACCAACCTCCCCGACGACCAGGCTACCAGGCGGACCATTGCCCTGGCGCGGCAGATTGAGGCTGCTctgggcgacggcaaccCCGTGCTGCCCGTCATGATTTCCTACACGTGCAATCTTTCCTTGGGAGACATCAGGAAGCAACTCGCCAACACTACGGCTCTTGCCAACAGCTTCGGCAACTACATCCTGTCGTTGACCATCGCCAAGGACAGCATAGATGCGGACCACCCCGTGCCGGCGGGCTACGTCGTGAACCCAGACTTCCTCGGCGCGTGTCAGCAGGAGAATATTAGCGGCGACTACGCCATGCCTGTACGCGAGCCTTTGCAGACAGCCCTCGACTTCCGCAAAATCTCGGCCGAGATTCCGGAGGGTATCACTGAAGACGTCAGCGGCTacgtccaggccgtcaaCTGGCTCACCAGAACCGTCGCGCCGGAAGTCACCTTTGGCTGGCAGGTCAACCTCTGGGGCGTCGGCTCCGCCGTCTGGGTGTACGGGTCTGgggacgagcccgccgccaacgccaaggtGACGGCCGACTACGTCACGTCGCTGGGTGtcttcgacggcgacgcagcgcccGACTTCCTGGCCGTGGACCGctacgaggccgacgacttcACTCAACGCGCCTATGTCAACAGCTATTGCTACGGACCAAACGAGTGGCCGCGCTTCTTCGACTTCTGCGgtgccctcggcgaggccctcgtcagGCCCATTATGGCGTGGCAGATACCCGCGAGCCGCACCCCCAGCGTCCATGacgctgtcgacgacgacttcgacCCCCAGAACTGGGGTACGGGCGGCAGCTACCTGttgggcgacgcggccattGGCTccaacatcaacaacatcaacCCCAAGATCCTCGACTTCGAGTTCCCCGTCCCCTACCCCTTCATGGGCAAGACGATAAGAGATATCTTCGTCCGCGGCTCGCCATTCGActggacgcccgccgccctcaacgGCCTCGCAATCAAGGGCATCTTCtgcgtcctcctcggcggcggctccacCACGGGCATTGTGTCGAGCATCGGCAACCCGGGCCCGTTTGTGCGCAACAAGCTCCACGCGTACGGAGAGCAACCCATCCCCCTGAAGTGA
- the SPE3 gene encoding Spermidine synthase (COG:H~EggNog:ENOG503NX9V), protein MTVVVVLVVGGRRCLTDGARLLGVGRAVGTSPRAPPIFLSPLIAAAQASASWKKFPPPSTLHPAASQSTLGISSSSSSTFPPFLSLSRIIATPLIPGSCAQFSILSAPPYPPDIMSEITHPTIKDGWFREISDMWPGQAMTLKVDKVLHHEKSKYQDVLVFKSTDYGTVLVLDNVIQCTERDEFSYQEMIAHLALNSHPNPKKVLVIGGGDGGVLREVVKHDCVEEATLCDIDEAVIRLSKQYLPNMAEGLTHPKSTVHIGDGFKFLDDYKNSFDVIITDSSDPEGPAESLFKKPYFQLLHDALREGGVISTQGCMSRFFLRKVVGSLGTAACGNLGWAEKPSASWLSTGIPLSHGRYPSYPRDCPRLVLLSRQPCFR, encoded by the exons ATGactgttgttgttgttcttgttgttggcgggcggcggtgcctgaCGGACGGCGCGAGGTTGCTTGGTGTTGGCCGTGCCGTGGGGACGAGTCCGCGGGCACCGCCAATTTTTTTGTCTCCACTAATCGCGGCTGCCCAGGCGTCGGCTTCCTGGAAAAAGTTTCCCCCACCATCAACTCTGCATCCGGCCGCATCCCAATCGACTCTTGGTatttcttcctcctcctcctccaccttccCTCCCTTTCTTTCCTTGAGCCGCATCATCGCAACGCCTTTGATACCCGGCTCGTGCGCGCAATTCTCCATTCTGTCCGCACCGCCATACCCGCCCGACATTATGTCTGAAATCACACACCCCACCATCAAGG ATGGCTGGTTTCGAGAGATCTCGGACATGTGGCCTG GCCAGGCCATGACCCTCAAGGTCGACAAGGTCCTCCACCACGAGAAGAGCAAGTACCAggacgtcctcgtcttcaagTCCACCGACTATGGCAccgttctcgtcctcgacaacgtCATCCAGTGCACCGAGCGCGACGAGTTCTCCTACCAGGAGATGATTGcccacctcgccctcaacTCGCACCCCAACCCTAAGAAGGTTCTCGTcattggcggcggtgacggaggCGTCCTCCGCGAGGTGGTCAAGCACGACTGCGTTGAGGAAGCCACCCTCTGCGATattgacgaggccgtcatTCGCCTCTCCAAGCAGTACCTCCCAAACATGGCCGAGGGCCTCACCCACCCCAAGAGCACCGTCCACATCGGCGACGGCTTCAAGTTCCTCGACGACTACAAGAACAGCTTTgacgtcatcatcaccgatTCATCCGACCCCGAGGGCCCTGCCGAGTCCCTTTTCAAGAAGCCTTACTTCCAGCTTCTCCACGACGCCCTCCGtgagggcggcgtcatctCCACCCAAGGTTGTATGTCTCGATTTTTCTTGAGGAAAGTAGTGGGGTCCCTAGGAACGGCAGCGTGTGGGaacctgggctgggcggaaaagccgtcggcctcctggTTGTCAACGGGTATTCCCCTCTCTCATGGGAGATACCCCTCGTATCCTAGGGACTGCCCGAGGCTAGTGCTGCTTTCCCGACAGCCCTGCTTCCGGTAG